The proteins below are encoded in one region of Limnochorda pilosa:
- a CDS encoding RrF2 family transcriptional regulator, translated as MQLSRQADYAIRLLFELAVRPGEVRDVRSIAAASGVPAAYGAKLIQSLARSGLVRTQRGARGGVWLNQKPEEVTLQQVVEAVEGPTVYARCLLWPRECPADRPCPMHDFLDGLSQAVSGYLSSVRLSDLVEQARRITAEYGSQDNTAGEDDAPASQDSGA; from the coding sequence ATGCAGCTCTCCCGGCAGGCCGACTACGCCATCCGCTTGCTCTTCGAGCTGGCCGTGCGGCCGGGCGAGGTGCGGGACGTGCGCTCCATCGCCGCCGCGTCCGGCGTGCCCGCCGCCTACGGTGCCAAGCTGATCCAGTCGCTGGCTCGGTCGGGGCTGGTGCGCACCCAGCGGGGCGCCCGGGGCGGCGTCTGGCTTAACCAGAAGCCCGAGGAGGTCACCCTGCAGCAGGTGGTGGAGGCCGTCGAGGGCCCCACCGTCTACGCGCGCTGCCTGCTCTGGCCGCGGGAGTGCCCGGCGGACCGGCCCTGCCCCATGCACGACTTCCTGGACGGGCTCTCCCAGGCGGTGAGCGGCTACCTCTCCTCGGTGCGTCTCTCGGACCTGGTGGAGCAGGCCCGTCGCATCACGGCCGAATACGGGTCCCAGGACAACACCGCAGGGGAGGACGACGCACCGGCCTCCCAGGACTCGGGCGCCTGA
- a CDS encoding NAD(P)H-dependent amine dehydrogenase family protein produces the protein MATPIIQLGLGPIGQGIVRHILARRDYDVVGAVDPAPDKAGRSLAEVVGLEAGAPGADAARSVTVRASLDEALAAASVAPVLAIHTTSSFLSQVTPQLVEAADRGLNVVSTCEELSYPFHHHPDQARAIDEAARRAGVSVLGTGVNPGFVMDLLPVCLTGVAASVLSVHVDRVVDAGTRRGPLKKKVGAGISLEEFHRRAASGTFGHIGLVESVAMVGAALGWTLTRITSDLRPKVAEEPYESPDVRVAPGDVLGIDQVAAGVDPTGAERIRFHLQMYVGAPDPHDTVRLEGNPPLELTIPRGTPGDVATMAAVINAIPQVIEAAPGLRTVVDLPVPRWRRP, from the coding sequence ATGGCGACACCCATCATCCAGCTCGGGCTGGGGCCCATCGGACAGGGCATCGTCCGGCACATCCTGGCTCGCCGGGATTACGACGTGGTGGGGGCGGTCGATCCGGCCCCCGACAAGGCCGGCCGATCCCTGGCCGAGGTCGTGGGGCTGGAGGCGGGCGCCCCGGGTGCCGATGCCGCCCGGTCGGTCACGGTTCGAGCCTCCCTGGACGAGGCCCTGGCTGCGGCCTCGGTGGCCCCCGTCCTGGCGATCCACACCACCAGCTCCTTCCTCTCCCAGGTGACCCCACAGCTCGTGGAGGCTGCCGACCGCGGGCTGAACGTGGTCTCCACGTGCGAGGAGCTCTCGTACCCCTTCCACCACCATCCGGACCAGGCCCGAGCCATCGACGAGGCAGCTCGTCGCGCCGGCGTCAGCGTGCTGGGCACCGGGGTGAACCCCGGCTTCGTGATGGACTTGCTCCCCGTCTGCCTTACGGGGGTCGCGGCGTCGGTCCTGAGCGTCCACGTGGACCGGGTGGTGGACGCGGGCACCCGGCGCGGGCCGCTGAAGAAGAAAGTGGGCGCCGGCATCAGCTTGGAGGAGTTCCACCGGCGGGCCGCCTCGGGCACCTTCGGCCACATCGGGCTCGTGGAGTCCGTGGCCATGGTGGGCGCCGCCCTGGGTTGGACCCTGACCCGCATCACCTCGGACCTGCGCCCCAAGGTGGCCGAGGAGCCCTACGAGAGCCCCGACGTGCGCGTGGCCCCGGGCGACGTGCTCGGCATCGACCAGGTGGCCGCGGGCGTCGACCCCACCGGGGCCGAGCGGATCCGGTTTCACCTGCAGATGTACGTGGGCGCCCCAGACCCCCACGACACCGTCCGCCTGGAGGGCAACCCGCCCTTGGAGCTCACCATCCCCCGAGGGACGCCGGGGGACGTGGCCACCATGGCGGCGGTCATCAACGCCATCCCCCAGGTGATCGAGGCCGCTCCGGGGCTGAGGACGGTGGTGGACCTCCCCGTGCCGCGCTGGCGCCGCCCTTAG
- a CDS encoding SDR family NAD(P)-dependent oxidoreductase: MAAFDRTDSSVPSHHGVVLITGGSKGLGRALAEAFAARGASLVLCARDEATLREAAGACRSRGAAVVPLAGDVADDAFRRRLAGEAGRAFGRIDLLINNASTLGPTPLPPLLQASPEALHRAYEVNLVAPLRLVTQTLPWLGRSAGPTVVNVTSDAALGGYPGWGVYGASKAALELASRTLAGELAGLQPPVAVCWVDPGDMDTEMHRAAEPDADPASWPTPERVVPFFLWLADQPYDAVNGRRFEVRRWLEERGA, translated from the coding sequence ATGGCCGCTTTCGATCGGACGGATTCCAGCGTGCCTTCCCACCACGGTGTGGTCCTCATCACGGGAGGGAGCAAGGGCCTGGGCCGGGCGCTGGCCGAGGCCTTCGCCGCCCGCGGTGCCTCGCTCGTTCTCTGCGCCCGGGACGAGGCAACGCTTCGGGAGGCGGCGGGCGCCTGCCGCAGCCGTGGTGCGGCCGTCGTCCCCCTGGCCGGGGACGTGGCCGACGATGCCTTCCGCCGCCGGCTGGCGGGGGAGGCGGGCCGCGCCTTCGGTCGGATCGACCTGCTGATCAACAACGCCTCCACCCTGGGGCCGACGCCCCTGCCTCCCCTGCTGCAGGCGTCCCCCGAAGCGCTCCACCGGGCGTACGAGGTGAACCTGGTGGCGCCCTTGCGGCTGGTGACCCAGACGCTCCCGTGGCTGGGGCGCTCCGCGGGCCCAACGGTGGTGAACGTGACCTCGGACGCCGCGCTGGGCGGCTACCCGGGGTGGGGTGTCTACGGAGCCAGCAAGGCGGCGCTGGAGCTGGCCTCCCGCACCCTGGCCGGCGAGCTCGCCGGCCTGCAACCGCCCGTCGCCGTCTGCTGGGTGGACCCGGGCGACATGGACACCGAGATGCACCGGGCCGCCGAGCCGGACGCGGACCCGGCCTCCTGGCCGACCCCAGAGAGAGTGGTGCCCTTCTTCCTCTGGCTGGCCGACCAGCCCTACGACGCGGTCAACGGCCGCCGCTTCGAGGTCCGCCGGTGGCTCGAGGAGAGGGGGGCGTGA
- a CDS encoding ABC transporter ATP-binding protein, giving the protein MSDTGGASLELRGISVTYQSGAGVQDVTFGLKPGQVGALLGPNGAGKTTLLRAIATLLPARGEIRIKGASSRTGSTYRRLLAFLADEPELPSWLTGWEIAEFVEALWHEQGYIDRFAAVVQRWVPQETLLRKQTTGEYSRGNQQRLAIALTLARNADLYALDEPDAHLDVLSRELLVREIQAVTERGKIVLYATHDPFLASRVGSVILLVHRGHVLEMGEIHDAQAIIRRLERLAEGHRDDNDEDELGC; this is encoded by the coding sequence TTGAGCGATACGGGTGGGGCGAGCCTTGAGCTTCGAGGGATCAGCGTCACGTATCAAAGCGGAGCTGGGGTGCAGGATGTGACGTTTGGCCTGAAACCCGGTCAGGTAGGAGCGCTCCTGGGCCCCAACGGGGCTGGAAAGACCACCCTGTTGAGAGCGATTGCGACACTCCTACCTGCCCGCGGGGAGATACGCATTAAGGGCGCGAGTTCTCGAACCGGCAGTACCTATCGACGCCTGCTCGCCTTCCTGGCCGACGAACCGGAACTGCCGTCGTGGCTTACTGGTTGGGAGATCGCCGAGTTCGTGGAGGCCCTGTGGCATGAGCAAGGGTACATCGACCGCTTCGCAGCGGTCGTGCAGCGCTGGGTGCCTCAGGAGACCCTGTTGCGGAAGCAGACCACCGGCGAGTATTCGCGAGGCAACCAGCAGCGGCTCGCGATCGCCCTGACGCTCGCACGTAACGCGGACCTCTATGCCCTGGACGAGCCCGACGCGCACCTTGATGTCCTAAGCAGGGAACTGCTGGTGCGCGAAATCCAGGCAGTGACCGAACGCGGCAAGATCGTTCTGTACGCGACCCACGATCCCTTCCTGGCCAGTCGGGTTGGATCTGTGATACTTCTGGTGCACCGCGGCCATGTTCTTGAGATGGGCGAGATCCACGACGCACAGGCTATCATTCGTCGGTTGGAGCGTCTTGCGGAGGGACATCGCGATGACAATGACGAGGACGAGCTGGGCTGCTAG
- a CDS encoding S-adenosylmethionine:tRNA ribosyltransferase-isomerase: protein MTVLTARLDFHLPESLFAARPPEARGLARDQVQLLVLDAGRRSWQHARFTDLPAFLHPGDLLVVNASQAIAASLPARHGSGPHTGLPFRIHLSTPLPPWEAQTHGLPSREAWIVEPRTARGIPGEPIAPGEEVDIPGPKGGALARVRFVAPYRSFARLWVAGAGAQEALLEVAARVGEPIRYPYLEGRYPIRTYQTVYGDVPGSAEMPSAGRPFSRRTLQRLRAQGVEVARIVLHTGVSSHEIETPLVDEQPTYPEPFEVPPATAAAVNSARQRGGRVIAVGTTVVRALESCASADSSVRPARGFTDLFVSPARPVRSVDGLLTGVHAPRSSHLAMLSALVDPELLLASYEDAKSRGYLWHEFGDSNLILR from the coding sequence GTGACGGTGCTCACCGCTCGCCTCGACTTCCATCTGCCTGAAAGCCTCTTCGCCGCCCGGCCGCCCGAGGCGCGAGGCCTCGCACGGGATCAGGTGCAGCTCCTGGTACTGGATGCCGGCCGCCGGTCGTGGCAGCATGCGCGCTTCACGGACCTGCCCGCATTCCTGCACCCGGGCGACCTCCTGGTGGTGAACGCCTCGCAGGCCATCGCCGCCTCGCTCCCGGCCCGGCACGGGTCCGGCCCGCACACCGGCCTCCCTTTCCGGATCCACCTCTCCACACCCCTGCCGCCGTGGGAGGCCCAGACCCACGGCCTACCGAGCCGAGAAGCCTGGATCGTCGAGCCGCGCACCGCCCGGGGGATCCCAGGGGAGCCGATCGCACCCGGTGAGGAGGTGGACATCCCCGGTCCCAAGGGAGGGGCCCTCGCCCGAGTCCGCTTCGTGGCCCCCTACCGCAGCTTCGCCCGGCTGTGGGTGGCCGGGGCGGGTGCCCAGGAAGCCCTGTTGGAGGTGGCCGCCCGGGTGGGTGAGCCAATCCGCTACCCCTACCTGGAGGGCCGCTACCCTATCCGCACCTACCAGACCGTTTACGGCGACGTCCCCGGCTCGGCCGAGATGCCATCGGCCGGGCGGCCCTTCAGCCGGCGAACTCTCCAGCGCCTCCGAGCCCAGGGAGTAGAGGTCGCTCGCATCGTCCTCCACACGGGCGTATCCAGCCACGAGATCGAGACGCCCCTGGTGGACGAGCAGCCCACCTACCCCGAACCCTTCGAGGTGCCCCCGGCGACGGCGGCAGCGGTGAACAGCGCCCGGCAACGCGGCGGCAGGGTGATCGCGGTGGGCACCACGGTCGTGCGGGCCCTGGAGAGCTGCGCGAGCGCGGACAGCTCCGTCCGCCCCGCCCGGGGGTTCACCGACCTCTTCGTGAGCCCCGCTCGGCCGGTCCGATCGGTGGACGGCCTCCTCACGGGCGTCCACGCCCCCCGCTCCAGCCACCTGGCCATGCTGT
- a CDS encoding ABC transporter permease codes for MRAALRRMRQRWFPSLLGVLQVALGTGAVVALLSGLLPTLRATEGPNVFTASYRGVPKSAEGGGGLQGFAIGPFFQAGDANLLRREAPSVARASILASASMVAVEVENQPFLVGAVSAVEPDYFAMLELEPVAGSLFGAAEMEQGAAVAVVSEPVARQIFGGASQAVGQEMKLLSREESGALQGRRSMLAPGQESFPPAAAVRIIGVYQQPAQAAVAIFGLDPQVLVPLGWVETAVGVGGDDGVRNPAEMKHLGPFGGSEGAQLFFTAQPGQELAAQRQVEQILTPLLAQREAQSPRRPGGPELVWRLEIAQGGSSAALRQSLVTSIALLGGMAFVAVVVGGVAVLTASLVNLAYESRAIGLHRALGAGRGRVMRQVLGESMLLAGIGGLAGLVMAWPIQWLIKPLLPGPPFFPELQGLHPLAAVSGLLLAVAVGLLAGLYPGWLASRLQPTEAFREPA; via the coding sequence GTGCGGGCGGCCCTGAGACGGATGCGGCAGCGGTGGTTTCCCAGCCTGCTGGGGGTCCTCCAGGTGGCCCTCGGAACCGGGGCGGTGGTAGCGCTCTTGAGCGGCCTTCTGCCCACCCTGCGGGCCACGGAGGGACCCAACGTCTTCACCGCGAGCTACCGGGGTGTCCCCAAGAGCGCGGAAGGGGGCGGGGGCCTCCAGGGCTTTGCTATCGGCCCGTTTTTCCAGGCTGGTGACGCGAACCTTCTGCGGCGGGAGGCCCCCTCGGTGGCCCGGGCTTCCATCCTCGCTTCGGCGAGCATGGTGGCTGTGGAGGTGGAAAACCAGCCCTTCCTGGTGGGTGCCGTGTCCGCCGTCGAACCCGACTATTTCGCCATGTTGGAGCTGGAGCCGGTTGCCGGCAGCCTCTTCGGAGCGGCCGAGATGGAGCAGGGCGCGGCGGTCGCCGTCGTCTCCGAGCCCGTGGCCCGGCAGATCTTCGGCGGCGCAAGCCAGGCGGTGGGGCAGGAGATGAAGCTCCTCTCGCGGGAGGAGAGCGGGGCCCTCCAGGGTCGCCGCAGCATGCTGGCACCGGGCCAGGAGAGCTTCCCGCCCGCGGCGGCGGTCCGGATCATCGGGGTGTACCAGCAGCCCGCTCAGGCGGCCGTCGCCATCTTCGGTCTGGATCCACAGGTGCTGGTGCCGCTCGGCTGGGTGGAGACGGCGGTGGGGGTCGGTGGTGACGACGGAGTCCGTAACCCTGCGGAGATGAAGCACCTGGGACCCTTCGGCGGAAGCGAGGGCGCGCAGCTTTTCTTCACGGCCCAGCCGGGACAGGAGCTGGCTGCTCAGCGCCAGGTGGAGCAGATCCTCACGCCCCTGCTTGCCCAACGGGAGGCACAGTCGCCGCGCCGCCCGGGCGGGCCGGAGCTTGTGTGGAGATTGGAGATCGCGCAAGGGGGCTCGTCCGCGGCCCTTCGGCAGAGCCTGGTCACCTCCATCGCCCTGCTGGGCGGCATGGCCTTCGTTGCCGTGGTGGTGGGCGGCGTGGCGGTGCTCACCGCGAGCCTGGTCAACCTGGCCTACGAGAGCCGGGCCATCGGCCTCCACCGGGCCCTGGGAGCGGGCCGGGGCCGGGTGATGCGGCAGGTCCTGGGGGAGTCGATGCTCCTGGCGGGCATCGGCGGCCTGGCGGGCCTGGTCATGGCCTGGCCCATCCAGTGGCTGATCAAGCCCCTGCTGCCCGGGCCGCCTTTCTTCCCCGAGCTGCAGGGACTCCACCCCCTGGCTGCAGTGTCTGGGCTGCTGCTGGCGGTCGCGGTGGGGCTCCTGGCAGGCCTCTACCCTGGATGGCTGGCCTCGCGCCTGCAGCCTACCGAGGCCTTCCGGGAGCCCGCCTAG
- a CDS encoding ABC transporter permease, with protein sequence MAIERQAHPHTSVPSTSGFARITGLFLLARRQLRNRWLESVLVLLGLALGVAVLSTALSFLAFSGAAQRSTEAMPEYRAFTIMPQQADVSQLFRPDAPAVLPLRRLEGEPPRLTLELALRMRDQVEGVESVLLGGGRSRSSAPLQAVDGEPLPVSEGEQPSLHLVPVGADFFGSDSYQVVAGQPFAWEDVRAGRTILAVEEAWAERFLPDVPLDQVPGHQVTAFGRTWSIVAVVRRPDGPSPVASPFGPREMAYGPWGAPDFAEDAVLEDLQVVPRLDADRGAVRRALELILSEAFGPEQMTITSPQDLVPEQQRRALLAVGGLASLALLVASLNVLNLFLTRVVRRRRHLALSTALGASRRVVFGQTLLESLVLGLGGGVAGLLIALGGVRVVEGLVLRGVPSGLFEEGIRLGLGPVLWGLAAALGASLLFGLYPALAAASQDPAEALRE encoded by the coding sequence ATGGCCATCGAACGGCAGGCGCATCCGCATACCTCCGTGCCCTCAACGTCCGGCTTCGCCCGGATCACCGGGCTCTTCCTCCTGGCCCGGCGGCAGCTCCGAAACCGCTGGCTCGAGTCGGTGCTGGTTCTGTTGGGGTTGGCCTTAGGTGTGGCCGTCCTTTCCACCGCCCTGAGCTTCCTCGCCTTCTCGGGCGCAGCCCAGCGCAGCACCGAGGCGATGCCCGAGTACAGGGCCTTCACCATTATGCCGCAGCAGGCGGACGTGAGCCAGCTCTTCAGGCCGGATGCTCCCGCCGTCCTGCCCCTGCGACGGCTGGAGGGAGAGCCGCCCCGTCTTACCCTGGAGCTGGCCCTCCGCATGCGGGACCAGGTTGAGGGCGTCGAGTCCGTGCTCCTGGGCGGGGGCCGTAGCCGGAGCAGCGCCCCGCTGCAGGCCGTGGACGGTGAGCCTTTGCCCGTGTCGGAGGGCGAGCAGCCTTCGCTGCACCTGGTACCGGTGGGCGCTGACTTCTTCGGGAGCGACAGCTACCAGGTGGTTGCGGGGCAGCCCTTCGCGTGGGAGGACGTGAGGGCCGGACGCACGATCCTGGCGGTGGAAGAGGCCTGGGCGGAACGCTTCCTACCAGACGTGCCTCTGGACCAGGTACCGGGCCACCAGGTGACGGCCTTCGGACGCACCTGGAGCATCGTGGCGGTGGTTCGGCGACCCGACGGCCCGTCTCCCGTAGCCAGCCCCTTCGGGCCGCGGGAGATGGCCTACGGGCCATGGGGCGCTCCGGATTTCGCCGAGGACGCCGTCCTGGAAGACCTGCAGGTGGTGCCCCGGCTGGACGCCGATCGGGGCGCGGTCCGGCGAGCCCTGGAGCTGATCCTGAGCGAGGCCTTCGGCCCTGAGCAGATGACGATCACGTCGCCCCAGGACCTGGTTCCCGAGCAGCAGCGGCGGGCGCTGCTGGCCGTCGGCGGCCTGGCCTCGCTGGCGCTGCTGGTGGCCAGCCTGAACGTGCTCAACCTCTTTCTCACCCGGGTGGTGAGGCGGAGGCGGCACCTGGCCCTGAGCACGGCTTTGGGCGCCTCGCGCCGGGTGGTTTTCGGCCAGACGCTGCTGGAGTCCCTGGTGCTGGGGCTGGGCGGCGGCGTCGCAGGGCTCCTGATCGCCCTGGGCGGGGTACGGGTGGTGGAGGGTCTGGTCCTGCGGGGTGTGCCCTCCGGGCTTTTCGAGGAAGGGATCCGCTTGGGGCTGGGGCCAGTGCTCTGGGGCCTGGCGGCCGCCTTGGGAGCCAGCCTCCTCTTCGGCCTCTACCCGGCGCTCGCGGCGGCCTCCCAGGATCCGGCGGAGGCTCTCCGGGAGTGA
- a CDS encoding nitric-oxide reductase large subunit has translation MDRSRQGTKLSEGRESTRSGFWKYGLILALLLSMSVLVFGGLQSFDKAAPVPEQVVAPGGQVLFTADEIWAGQALYQQNGLMDLGSVLGNGSYRGPDFTAESLHQMVLGMRAAYARQQHGLAYDRLDEAAQAAIDAQVARELKANRYDEATGTLTLTPGQVAALQDLETYWDRILTEGSDAMGIRPGLIRATTTGDGEGVVIRTTGEAIQVMSRYFFWTAWASAASRPGEAYSYTNNWPYEVGAGNVVTWGSIWSSALSVALLVLLTAGVLLVFFRGRLSMDAAANPNPPQPQQLPVTPSQRTVAYFIALVAGLFLTQTLLGGYLAHSFSEPTFFGLDLEPLLPFQVARGWHLQLAIFWIATAWMAAGLYIAPLVSRSEVRGQNLLVKILLGALVVVAVGSLLGEWLGVQGRLGRLWWWLGFQGWEYLELGRIWQVLLIAGLGIWLFLLFRAMRRALAREGDWGSLTHLLLYAAVLIPAFYSFGLFNTPTTHVTLAEYWRWFVIHLWVEGIFEVFTVVVVAVLFTAMGLVTQRSALRASYFQLILVLPTGVIGTAHHYYFTGMPEIWLALGATFSALEVIPLTLLGIEAYEQYRLIRKLGKPFAFRGSFYFLMATAFWNLFGAGVLGFLINLPVVNYFEHGSTLTTAHGHAALAGVYGMLAVALSLFVLRALSTDRGWSERAVKLSFWGLNGGLLGVVLLTLVPVGLGQLGVAVREGFWAARNGLFYQVPWVNALLWLRMLPDTVFIVAGVVPFLYLALRVVRNRRAVTLAEAESLPDEQAEAAGRTA, from the coding sequence ATGGATCGCTCCAGGCAGGGAACGAAGCTCTCCGAGGGGCGGGAGTCCACCCGCTCGGGGTTCTGGAAGTACGGCCTCATCCTGGCGTTGCTGCTCTCCATGTCGGTGCTGGTCTTCGGCGGGCTGCAAAGCTTCGACAAGGCGGCCCCCGTGCCGGAGCAGGTGGTGGCGCCCGGCGGCCAGGTTCTTTTCACGGCAGACGAGATCTGGGCCGGCCAGGCCCTCTACCAGCAGAACGGCCTGATGGACCTGGGCTCGGTGCTGGGCAACGGCTCCTACCGGGGGCCGGACTTCACCGCCGAGAGCCTGCACCAGATGGTCCTCGGCATGCGGGCGGCCTACGCCCGGCAGCAGCACGGCCTGGCCTACGACCGGCTGGACGAGGCCGCCCAGGCTGCCATCGACGCGCAGGTGGCCCGGGAGCTGAAGGCCAACCGCTACGACGAGGCGACGGGCACCCTCACCCTCACCCCGGGCCAGGTGGCTGCCCTGCAGGACCTGGAGACCTACTGGGACCGCATCCTCACCGAAGGCTCGGACGCCATGGGCATCCGCCCCGGACTCATCCGGGCCACGACGACCGGCGACGGTGAGGGCGTCGTCATCCGGACCACCGGCGAGGCGATCCAGGTCATGAGCCGCTACTTCTTCTGGACCGCCTGGGCGTCGGCCGCTTCCCGGCCCGGCGAGGCTTACTCCTACACCAACAACTGGCCCTACGAGGTCGGGGCGGGGAACGTGGTCACCTGGGGATCCATCTGGTCCAGCGCCCTGAGCGTGGCGCTCCTGGTGCTGCTCACGGCCGGGGTGCTCCTGGTCTTCTTCCGGGGCAGGCTCTCCATGGACGCGGCGGCGAACCCCAACCCTCCCCAACCCCAGCAGCTTCCGGTGACGCCCTCGCAGCGCACCGTGGCCTACTTCATCGCGCTGGTGGCGGGCCTCTTCCTCACCCAGACCCTCTTGGGCGGGTACCTGGCCCACAGCTTCAGCGAGCCCACCTTCTTCGGCCTCGACCTGGAGCCGCTCCTCCCCTTCCAGGTGGCTCGGGGCTGGCACCTGCAGCTCGCCATCTTCTGGATCGCCACCGCCTGGATGGCCGCCGGCCTCTACATTGCGCCGCTGGTGAGCCGCTCGGAGGTGCGCGGGCAGAACCTGCTGGTGAAGATCCTCCTGGGCGCCCTGGTGGTGGTGGCCGTCGGCAGCCTCCTGGGCGAGTGGCTGGGCGTGCAGGGGCGGCTGGGCCGGCTCTGGTGGTGGCTCGGCTTCCAGGGGTGGGAGTACCTGGAGCTCGGTCGGATCTGGCAGGTCCTCCTCATCGCCGGCCTGGGCATCTGGCTCTTCCTGCTCTTCCGGGCCATGCGGCGGGCCCTGGCCCGCGAGGGCGACTGGGGGAGCCTCACCCACCTGCTCCTCTACGCGGCGGTGCTGATCCCGGCCTTCTACAGCTTCGGCCTCTTCAACACCCCCACCACCCACGTGACCCTGGCCGAGTACTGGCGCTGGTTCGTCATCCACCTGTGGGTGGAGGGCATTTTCGAGGTTTTCACCGTGGTGGTGGTGGCCGTGCTCTTCACGGCCATGGGGCTGGTCACCCAGCGTTCGGCGCTGCGGGCCTCCTACTTCCAGCTCATCCTGGTGCTCCCCACGGGGGTCATCGGGACGGCGCACCACTACTACTTCACCGGGATGCCCGAGATCTGGCTCGCCCTGGGCGCCACCTTCTCGGCGCTGGAGGTGATCCCCCTCACGCTGCTGGGGATCGAGGCCTACGAGCAGTACCGGCTCATCCGCAAGTTGGGGAAGCCCTTCGCCTTCCGGGGGAGCTTCTACTTCCTCATGGCCACCGCCTTCTGGAACCTCTTCGGGGCGGGGGTACTGGGCTTTCTCATCAACCTGCCGGTGGTGAACTACTTCGAGCACGGCTCCACCCTCACCACCGCCCACGGCCACGCGGCCCTGGCAGGCGTCTACGGGATGCTGGCGGTCGCGCTCTCCCTCTTCGTGCTGAGGGCGCTCTCCACCGACCGGGGCTGGAGCGAGCGGGCGGTGAAGCTCTCCTTCTGGGGGCTGAACGGCGGGCTCCTGGGGGTGGTGCTGCTCACCCTGGTGCCCGTGGGCCTGGGTCAGCTGGGCGTTGCGGTGCGTGAGGGCTTCTGGGCGGCCCGGAACGGCCTCTTCTACCAAGTGCCCTGGGTGAACGCGCTCCTCTGGCTCCGGATGCTGCCCGACACGGTCTTCATAGTGGCGGGCGTGGTGCCCTTCCTCTACCTGGCGCTGCGGGTGGTCCGGAACCGCCGGGCCGTCACCCTGGCCGAGGCCGAGAGCCTACCCGACGAGCAGGCGGAGGCGGCCGGGCGAACGGCGTAG